From the genome of Bradyrhizobium elkanii USDA 76, one region includes:
- a CDS encoding DUF1254 domain-containing protein, whose product MQRNWVGFIAVATILAAGVLYAALTQARGQSAATGAAAQAERQKAREIAREVYQYAYPIVLMDVTMRQSTAVANATAVRGRAPINQFAYFRTYPDADAKDVVRFNFDTLYSFAWTDLSKGPMILSVPDTGGRFYLVPTLDMWTDVFSSIGSRTTGTKAGNFAYCLPGWKGKLPAGVQRIDAPTSMIWVMGRIQTNGPSDYDNVHKIQDGLKLTPLARWGKSYSPPATAAVDAKVDAKTPPLVQVGKMTGVELFTRFAELMQKFPPHPNDYPVLFRMKAIGLEPGKSWDRSKVDEASLEAINAGAKDALEDMIAGVKTAGNHVNGWNITTDNIGTYGTSYRQRALVALAGLGANLPADAVYPTAFLDGDGKPMDGANKYVLHFDKGKTPPAGAFWSLTMYDNQGFQVPNPLNRFAIGDRDKLVFNADGSLDIYIQADSPGADKESNWLPAPKSGLIGPTLRIYAPKPEVLDGQWVPPAVKRMQ is encoded by the coding sequence ATGCAGCGAAACTGGGTCGGATTCATCGCTGTCGCGACGATTCTCGCCGCGGGTGTGCTCTATGCGGCACTCACCCAAGCAAGGGGACAGTCTGCAGCAACGGGGGCCGCCGCGCAGGCGGAACGGCAGAAGGCGCGCGAGATCGCGCGTGAGGTCTATCAGTACGCCTATCCCATCGTGCTGATGGATGTGACGATGCGGCAATCAACCGCAGTGGCGAACGCGACCGCCGTCAGAGGCCGTGCTCCGATCAATCAGTTTGCCTATTTTCGGACCTATCCAGATGCGGATGCGAAGGATGTGGTCCGCTTCAACTTCGACACCCTGTATTCCTTCGCATGGACCGACCTGAGCAAGGGGCCGATGATCCTGTCCGTCCCCGATACCGGCGGGCGCTTCTATCTGGTGCCGACTCTCGACATGTGGACGGACGTGTTCTCGTCGATCGGATCGCGCACGACCGGCACCAAGGCTGGGAATTTTGCCTATTGCCTACCCGGCTGGAAGGGCAAGTTGCCGGCGGGCGTTCAACGTATCGACGCGCCGACGTCCATGATCTGGGTGATGGGCCGCATCCAGACCAACGGGCCTTCGGACTACGACAACGTTCACAAGATCCAGGACGGACTGAAGCTCACGCCGCTGGCCCGATGGGGCAAGAGCTATTCGCCACCCGCGACGGCGGCGGTGGATGCGAAGGTGGACGCCAAGACGCCACCTCTTGTGCAGGTCGGCAAGATGACGGGTGTGGAGCTGTTCACGCGCTTCGCCGAGTTGATGCAGAAATTCCCTCCGCATCCGAACGATTATCCAGTTCTCTTCCGGATGAAGGCGATCGGGCTCGAACCCGGCAAGAGCTGGGACCGCAGCAAGGTTGATGAAGCCTCGCTCGAGGCGATCAATGCGGGTGCCAAGGACGCTCTGGAAGACATGATTGCGGGCGTCAAGACTGCCGGCAACCACGTCAACGGCTGGAACATAACGACCGACAATATCGGGACCTATGGCACGTCCTACCGGCAGCGCGCGCTTGTCGCGCTGGCTGGCCTTGGCGCCAATCTTCCAGCCGACGCGGTCTACCCGACGGCCTTCCTCGATGGAGACGGGAAGCCGATGGATGGCGCGAACAAGTACGTCCTGCACTTCGACAAGGGAAAGACGCCTCCCGCCGGCGCGTTCTGGTCTCTCACCATGTACGACAATCAGGGCTTCCAGGTGCCCAATCCGCTGAATCGGTTCGCGATCGGCGATCGCGACAAGCTGGTGTTCAACGCGGACGGCTCGCTCGACATCTACATCCAGGCGGACTCGCCTGGAGCCGACAAGGAATCGAATTGGCTTCCGGCGCCGAAATCCGGGCTGATCGGCCCAACGCTCCGCATCTATGCGCCAAAGCCCGAGGTGCTTGATGGTCAGTGGGTCCCGCCCGCTGTGAAGCGGATGCAGTGA